CTAACGGCCCCTAATCGTTCGAGCAGGTATGAACGTTCTCGTAACTGGCGGTGCAGGGTTCATTGGCTCACATATCACCGAGGGCCTACTCGAGACGGGTCACAACGTAATCACGCTAGACGTTCTCGATCCGTACTACGACCTTGGAATCAAGGAGCGAAACATCGAAATCTGTCGTGAAACTGGCGGCGATCGCTTCGAGTTCGTCGAAGGATCGATAACCGATGAAGAGCTGGTCCGAGACATCATCTCGAGCAACGACATCGAGTTCGTCTACCACCAAGCAGCGCAGGCGGGGGTCCGAACCAGCGTCGAGAACCCCAAGAAGCCCCACGAGATCAATACGACGGGGCTGCTCAATCTCCTCGTAGCGGCCGACGACCACGGCATCAAGCGGTTCGTCAACGCTTCCTCGTCGTCAGTCTACGGTGAGGTCGAGTATCTCCCGTACGACGAGGACCACCAGAACGTGCCCCAGAGCCCCTACGGTGTCACCAAACTCACGGCCGAACACTACTGCCGAGTCTGGAACGACGTCTATGACGTACCGACGGTCAGTCTCCGATACTTCACCGTCTACGGACCACGGATGCGGCCGAACATGGCGATCACGAACTTCACCTCTCGGTGCCTGAACGCCAAACCACCTGTCATCTACGGTGACGGACAACAGACCCGTGACTTCACGTACATAGACGATATCGTCGACGCAAACCTCTCCCTACTCGAGACCGACGCCGCCGACGGCGAGGTGATGAACGTCGGTTCGACCGGCAATATTACGATCGAGGAACTCGCCGAACACATCATCGACGAGACCGGGACCGATGTTGGAATCGAGTATACAGCGGCCAAGGAAGCCGACGCGCGTCACACCCATGCAGACGTGACGAAAGCTCGCGAATTAATCGACTACGAGCCCTCGACGAGCATCCGCGAGGGCGTCTTGAAGTTCGTCGACTGGTATCGGGAGAACCGCGACTGGTACGAGCCGTTAGTTCTCGCTTCGTAATTTCCCGTACCGCAACTCACACAACTGTTCAAGATCACCACAAATAATACCGACCAGTTGCGTGTACTCAGAGTACAGATCGCAGAAGAGGTTTTCATCCGCTTCCGACCAGAAAGTCGGCGTGATACAGCACGTACTGATCGCTGATAACTCATATGAGGCCGAACGGAGTGAGGATCCCGGTCCCCTCACGACATCCATCCGGCGAACTCGAGTCCCGAGTCGCTCACAAGGCATATAATCCCCCACTGAAATCGTATGACATATGCAAGCAGTCGTTTTAGCCGCCGGAAAGGGAACCCGCCTCCGGCCGCTCACCGATGACAAACCCAAGGTCCTCGTAGAGGTCGACGGAAAACCACTCATCGAGGACGTCTTCGACAACCTCATCGAGATCGGCGTCACGAAACTGGTCGTCGTCGTCGGTTACCAGAAGGAGCAGATCATCGAACGCTACGGCGACGAGTACGAAGGCGTCCCCATCACCTACGCCCACCAGCGCGAACAACTCGGCCTCGCACACGCCATCCTGCAGGCCGAACCCCACATCGACGACGATTTCGTCCTGATGCTCGGCGACAACATTTTCCGAGCCAACCTCGCCGACGTCGTCAACCGCCAGCGGGAACAGCGCGCTGACGCCGCCTTCCTCGTCGAGGAGGTCCCGTGGGAGGAGGCCTCCCGCTACGGTGTCTGTGACACCAACGAGTACGGCGAAATCGTCGAAGTGATGGAAAAGCCCGCCGACCCGCCATCGAACCTCGTCATGACCGGTTTCTATACGTTCACGCCGGCAATCTTCCACGCCTGCCATCTCGTCCAACCCAGCGACCGTGGGGAATACGAACTCCCCGATGCGATCGACTTGCTCATTCAGTCCGGCCGAACGATCGACGCGATCCGCATGGACGGCTGGCGCATCGACGTCGGCTACCCCGAAGACCGAGACAAGGCCGAAGAACGGATCACCGACGACGAGTCTGCCGTCGCAGAACAGGAGGCATAGGCCCGCCACAGCGCGGAGTTGCTTCTAAGCTGAACGAATTCGCTATCAGAATCTCCCTGACGAGTTACGTCCTCGCGATTACGACTCGAGTCGCTCCGTCGCCCATTGAGACAGCCGCGTCCACCCCGAGTCGCGTTCCGTGCGCTCGATGTAGCGCTCGAGAGTCAGCTCCGGGTTTTGACGCCACTCTGTCGGTATCGAACCGGCGAGACCGTAATCGTACTGCGTTTCAGGTTCGCGAAAGACGGTGTCGGTCGTCTCGTCGTAGTAGTCGAGATAGCCGTCCGTACGAATACCGATGAGCCGGAGCTCAGAGTCGTCAGTTGCGGTCATTTCGGACCACCGTTCCATCGATTCTGTTCGAGGGTTTCATGAGTGTTGCCTCCTCTCAAGCGTAGTCTCTCAAAGGCTTTCTGGAATGATGGTCCACAAAGGAGACGAGAGAGCATCCGAGCGACGGTGGGACAGAACGCGTTCCCATACGATTTTCGCAACGGTGCAGCGTCTCTCCAAAGCTCCGTTCGCTCAGTTACCCGAAGAAATATCTCCGCAGGGGAGGAGCACCTGATCGTATGCAAGCAGTCGTACTGGCCGCGGGCAAGGCACTCGCCTCCGGCCGCTGACCGACGACAAGCCAAAAGCACTCGTCGAGGTTGACGGGACGCCGCTCATCGAGGACGTCTTCGATAATCCCTTTGAACTCGGCGTCACGAAATTAGTTGTCGTAGGATGTCAGAAATAATAGATTATCGAACGCTACGGCGACGAGTACGAGGGCGTGTCGATCACATACGCCCACCAGCGCGAGAAACTCGGACTCGCGTTAAGTTGGTCAATGAGGGCATCTACATAGCCTGACAAGAGATACTCGTCAGTATCCCACAATCGCTGTTTAATTTATCGGCGATGGATCCGTCGGATCTTGTGATCTGGAAGAAGACGGAAGTGCAACAAACGCAACAAACACCGCTCGATTGTCTGCGTGTGTACGGGGTGTTTCTCCAACTTTTGTAGAATGCAGCGTTTAAAGCGACTTGACGGGTAGAGAGCAATATCTTCGAATGCTTCGTGCTCATCGAAGTAGATCCATGTCTGATGCGTCGATCGACCGTCGAGATGATCGGGTATCTAATATCGTCCGAGTAGCTGATTGGCGATCTGCTGAGTGAACATTTCAAGGCGCTTGAATTGCGAGTACTCCTCGTCGGGAAGCCAGACCAGGTGACTAAGATCGTCACTCATTCAGAGCATCCTCCAACAGACTCTTATCGGCCCTATCAGACCCGATTTAGTGCCAGCGACACACCGTCTGAGGATACTCAATACCCAAGTAAATTTCATTTACATCGACGACGTCGTCGACGCGAATCTCTCATTTCTCGAGACGGATGCTGCGGACGGCGAAGCGATGAATATCGGCTCGACGGGGAACATCACGATTGAAGAACTCGCCGAACACATCATCGACGAGACGGGCGCCGATGTCGGTCTCGAGTACGACGACGCCAAGGAGGCCGACGCGCGCCACACTCACGCCGACGTGTCCAAGGCGAACGAACTGATCGGCTACGAACCGTCGACGAGCATCTGTGAAGGAGTCTCACAATTCGTCGACTGGTATCGCGACAACCGGGAGTGGTACGAGCCGCTCGTTCTCAATTCCTGGGCGGTCTAAACTGTTTTCGGGTCCTACCTGACCGAGCACCAGTTCACAGGTACGGCTCACACACTCGCTCTACTCCCTCCT
The DNA window shown above is from Halopiger xanaduensis SH-6 and carries:
- a CDS encoding GDP-mannose 4,6-dehydratase, with amino-acid sequence MNVLVTGGAGFIGSHITEGLLETGHNVITLDVLDPYYDLGIKERNIEICRETGGDRFEFVEGSITDEELVRDIISSNDIEFVYHQAAQAGVRTSVENPKKPHEINTTGLLNLLVAADDHGIKRFVNASSSSVYGEVEYLPYDEDHQNVPQSPYGVTKLTAEHYCRVWNDVYDVPTVSLRYFTVYGPRMRPNMAITNFTSRCLNAKPPVIYGDGQQTRDFTYIDDIVDANLSLLETDAADGEVMNVGSTGNITIEELAEHIIDETGTDVGIEYTAAKEADARHTHADVTKARELIDYEPSTSIREGVLKFVDWYRENRDWYEPLVLAS
- the aglF gene encoding UTP--glucose-1-phosphate uridylyltransferase AglF, which codes for MQAVVLAAGKGTRLRPLTDDKPKVLVEVDGKPLIEDVFDNLIEIGVTKLVVVVGYQKEQIIERYGDEYEGVPITYAHQREQLGLAHAILQAEPHIDDDFVLMLGDNIFRANLADVVNRQREQRADAAFLVEEVPWEEASRYGVCDTNEYGEIVEVMEKPADPPSNLVMTGFYTFTPAIFHACHLVQPSDRGEYELPDAIDLLIQSGRTIDAIRMDGWRIDVGYPEDRDKAEERITDDESAVAEQEA